In Perognathus longimembris pacificus isolate PPM17 chromosome 3, ASM2315922v1, whole genome shotgun sequence, a single window of DNA contains:
- the Dus3l gene encoding tRNA-dihydrouridine(47) synthase [NAD(P)(+)]-like: MAEGAAEALTDSGGDGDSGVSASERGVAPIKAQYRTTKEEFHGFLEAKGQEKVHQEKEAGGHEDGSDLAEPEAKKIRLEDGQAESTAESQKRARGQNKARPHVKPTQYDKDRFCPALIQDPAAHCSYGDRCRFLHDVARYLETKPADLGPRCVLFETFGRCPYGVTCRFAGAHLGPEGQNLVREEGVACTVYAQRVRNGLDKALQQQLRKRKVSFERAEQALLQLSQEPAPAPAPPITSAPSAPENNSCNAQPDPAGLGAGTPPSSPERTCGPLTDEDIVRLRPCEKKQLDISGKLYLAPLTTCGNLPFRRVCKRFGADVTCGEMAVCTNLLQGQMSEWALLKRHACEDIFGVQVEGAFPDTMTKCAELLSRTVDVDFVDINVGCPIDLVYKKGGGCALMNRSAKFQQIVRGMNQVLDVPLTVKIRTGIQERVSLAHSLLPEMRDWGVSLVTLHGRSREQRYTKLADWQYIEQCAKVASPMPLFGNGDILSYEDANRAMQTGVAGVMIARGALLKPWLFTEIKEQRHWDISSSERLDILRDFTHYGLEHWGSDTQGVEKTRRFLLEWLSFLCRYVPVGLLERLPQKINERPPYYMGRDYLETLMASQQAADWIRISEMLLGPVPPNFVFLPKHKANAYK, encoded by the exons ATGGCGGAGGGAGCGGCGGAGGCCCTAACAGACAGCGGTGGCGACGGCGACTCGGGAGTCAGCGCGTCGGAACGGGGAGTGGCGCCCATTAAAGCTCA ATACCGAACCACCAAGGAAGAGTTCCACGGATTTCTGGAAGCCAAAGGGCAGGAGAAGGTCCACCAAGAAAAGGAGGCAGGAGGCCACGAGGATGGCAGTGACCTGGCTGAGCCTGAGGCCAAGAAGATCCGACTGGAGGATGGGCAGGCCGAGTCCACAGCCGAGTCCCAGAAGAGAGCCCGCGGCCAGAACAAGGCCCGGCCCCACGTGAAGCCCACTCAGTACGACAAAGACAGATTCTGCCCAGCCCTCATCCAG gaccCAGCTGCTCACTGCTCCTATGGTGACCGCTGTCGCTTCCTGCATGACGTGGCCCGCTACCTGGAGACCAAGCCGGCTGACCTGGGTCCCCGCTGCGTGCTCTTTGAGACCTTTGGCCGCTGTCCCTATGGCGTGACCTGCCGCTTCGCTGGTGCGCACCTGGGGCCCGAGGGCCAGAACCTGGTGCGGGAGGAAGGCGTGGCATGCACGGTGTATGCCCAGCGCGTGCGCAATGGCCTGGACAAGGCCCTGCAGCAGCAGCTGCGCAAGCGCAAGGTCAGCTTTGAGCGCGCCGAGCAGGCCTTGCTGCAGCTCAGCCAGGAGCCCGCGCCTGCCCCCGCACCCCCCATCACCTCGGCCCCCAGCGCCCCAGAGAACAACAGCTGCAACGCTCAGCCAGACCCTGCTGGCCTGGGGGCCGGCACCCCACCCAGCAGCCCGGAGCGGACCTGCGGGCCCTTGACTGATGAGGATATCGTCCGGCTGCGGCCCTGTGAGAAGAAGCAG CTGGACATCAGCGGCAAGCTGTACCTGGCCCCACTCACCACG TGTGGGAACCTGCCCTTCCGACGTGTGTGCAAGCGCTTCGGAGCCGATGTGACGTGCGGGGAGATGGCTGTGTGCACCAACCTGCTGCAGGGCCAGATGTCCGAGTGGGCCCTGCTCAAGCGCCATGCATGCGAGGACATCTTCGGGGTGCAG GTGGAGGGCGCCTTCCCCGACACCATGACCAAATGCGCAGAGCTCCTCAGCCGCACTGTGGATGTGGACTTCGTGGATATCAACGTGGGCTGCCCCATCGACCTCGTATACAAGAAG GGTGGAGGCTGCGCACTCATGAACCGCTCGGCCAAGTTCCAGCAGATTGTCCGCGGCATGAACCAG GTGCTGGACGTGCCACTCACTGTGAAGATCCGCACTGGCATCCAGGAGCGCGTGAGCCTGGCACACTCGCTGCTGCCCGAGATGCGAGACTGGGGCGTCTCATTGGTCACG CTCCACGGCCGCTCGCGGGAGCAGCGCTACACCAAGCTGGCCGACTGGCAGTACATCGAGCAGTGCGCCAAGGTGGCCAGCCCCATGCCCCTGTTCG GAAATGGTGACATCTTGTCCTACGAGGATGCCAACCGTGCCATGCAGACTGGTGTCGCGGGGGTCATGATCGCCCG CGGTGCCCTGCTGAAGCCCTGGCTGTTCACGGAGATCAAGGAGCAGCGGCACTGGGACATCTCGTCGTCCGAGCGCCTGGACATCCTGCGGGACTTCACCCACTACGGCCTGGAGCACTGGGGCTCTGACACGCAGGGCGTGGAGAAGACGCGCCGCTTCCTGCTGGAGTGGCTGTCCTTTCTGTGCAG GTACGTGCCTGTGGGCCTGTTGGAGCGGCTCCCCCAGAAGATCAATGAGCGCCCACCCTACTACATGGGCCGTGACTACCTGGAGACCCTCATGGCTAGCCAGCAGGCGGCCGACTGGATTCGCATCAG CGAGATGCTGCTGGGCCCCGTGCCGCCCAACTTCGTCTTCCTGCCGAAGCACAAGGCCAATGCCTACAAATAG
- the Prr22 gene encoding proline-rich protein 22, which yields MQHPKPFYPPSTPQEGVSPRALSSSEALGVQPEPLPAVAASNLPCQPPNPEKDVFPGPPAGFQMAPCGCFFDPRIYRIEWATPDFGQAPLYRLAVAGGPAMPNGYLLEPQSYLKTPGPPPPDPHYQPGPGGLQYILPYFPHEGPGALGFVGDGGTPGFVELLKEGLAPLPPPKEGKPGPPPHALPADGAPTPYRAPKAAGHTSGSPAAPWPPEPEASAAAPAKDPAGESLAGPGARCPAPSEPRGTHEEAAALGAGEAAAPEAAQGAALPDKVLLEDAMRLFDCLPGRAEPGAGVRAGPAAPAPAAPPPSAPGPAAPGGGGGGDDSSSDIRSLHLPDELLSFDYSVPEILDAVSHVDYFFNFKALDEEPAPPAPAPAPAPRAPAKKKAASTSKKGKVGGKSKQAGAAASAAPRGPGRPRELSPH from the exons ATGCAGCACCCCAAACCCTTctaccctccctccaccccccaggaAGGTGTCAGCCCCCGGGCCCTGAGCAGCTCGGAGGCGCTGGGGGTCCAGCCTGAGCCGCTGCCGGCTGTGG CTGCTTCCAACCTGCCGTGTCAGCCCCCGAACCCAGAGAAGGACGTGTTCCCAGGCCCCCCAGCAG GCTTCCAGATGGCGCCCTGCGGCTGTTTCTTCGACCCCCGCATCTACCGAATAGAGTGGGCCACCCCCGACTTTGGCCAAGCACCCCTGTACCGGCTGGCAGTGGCTGGGGGCCCCGCCATGCCCAATGGCTACCTGCTGGAGCCCCAATCTTACCTCAAGACGCCAGGCCCACCCCCACCGGACCCCCACTACCAGCCGGGGCCCGGGGGGCTGCAGTACATCCTGCCCTACTTCCCCCACGAGGGGCCCGGGGCCCTGGGCTTCGTGGGGGATGGAGGGACCCCTGGCTTTGTGGAGCTCCTCAAGGAGGGCCTGGCACCGCTGCCACCCCCCAAGGAGGGGAAGCCAGGACCTCCACCCCACGCCCTGCCCGCCGACGGGGCGCCCACACCCTATAGGGCCCCCAAGGCCGCCGGCCACACGTCAGGGTCCCCGGCAGCCCCGTGGCCCCCGGAGCCCGAGGCCTCCGCGGCCGCGCCCGCCAAAGATCCCGCGGGCGAGAGCCTGGCCGGGCCGGGAGCGCGGTGCCCGGCGCCCAGCGAGCCCCGGGGCACGCACGAGGAGGCGGCGGCGCTGGGAGCCGGCGAGGCCGCGGCCCCCGAGGCGGCCCAGGGCGCGGCGCTGCCCGACAAGGTGCTGCTCGAGGACGCCATGAGGCTGTTCGACTGCCTGCCGGGGCGCGCGGAGCCCGGCGCCGGGGTGCGCGCGGGACCCGCAGCACCTGCGCCCGCCGCACCCCCGCCCTCCGCACCGGGGCCCGcggcgcccggcggcggcggcggcggcgacgattCGAGCAGCGACATCCGCTCGCTGCACCTGCCCGACGAGCTGCTGTCCTTCGACTACAGCGTGCCCGAGATCCTGGACGCCGTGTCCCACGTCGACTACTTCTTCAACTTCAAGGCGCTGGACGAGGAGcctgcgccccccgccccggccccggccccagccccacgGGCGCCGGCCAAGAAGAAGGCCGCCTCCACCTCCAAGAAGGGCAAGGTGGGCGGCAAGAGCAAGCAGGCCGGGGCCGCGGCCAGCGCCGCCCCTCGAGGCCCGGGCAGACCCCGCGAGCTGTCCCCGCATTAA